The following are encoded together in the Miscanthus floridulus cultivar M001 unplaced genomic scaffold, ASM1932011v1 os_1766_1_2, whole genome shotgun sequence genome:
- the LOC136534291 gene encoding uncharacterized protein, which yields MTSNFHIEHINFYIADFNTTYHTILGWPAMAKFMAIPHYAYLALTMPSPAGVLILWANLSIAYAYEIESPTLVEATDLSIQTASVVTNAKTVPTDDLEILALEPPCASKIGTHLNPK from the coding sequence atgacaaGCAACTTCCACattgagcatatcaacttctacatcgccgacttcaacaccacctaccacacgatacttggttggccagctatggccaagttcatggccataccgcactacgcCTATCTGGCACTGACGATGCCTTCACCTGCTGGAGTTCTAattctgtgggccaacctctccatcgcctatgcctatgaAATAGAGAGTCCAACCCTtgtcgaagccaccgacctctccatccagacggctagcgtggtcaccaacgccaagacggtgcctaccgatgacctggagatcctagcgctagagcctccatgtgcctccaaGATTGGGACTCacctcaaccccaaatag